The Gemmatimonadota bacterium genome includes a region encoding these proteins:
- a CDS encoding COX15/CtaA family protein, whose translation MNAFQKTAITTLVAILLLIGVGSLVRVSGAGLGCPDWPRCWGCWFPPSSIDDIDRAYLAERGLNIEDFNAIKMWIEYINRLIGMIIGLLVIATFLRAIPYRKTHPAIFYGSLIAVFLVGFEGWLGGQVVQSGLKPGMITLHMAGAMVLLCLLLYVTFRAVDIRLPTTLPSPKVLAHLSALLFIIVCIQMLLGTQVREAIDPYIKNSEGVARSAWIANIGLMDHIHRSFTWVVIAVAAYLVYIIRKNAIGGLLKVSSYLAFALILFQAANGIALAYGGLPRVFQVLHLVTAALLICAVYTLWLTLRTINTRRSS comes from the coding sequence ATGAACGCATTCCAAAAAACCGCCATCACCACCCTCGTTGCGATCCTCTTGCTCATCGGCGTTGGCAGTCTCGTGCGCGTTTCGGGCGCGGGCCTGGGATGTCCCGACTGGCCCCGGTGCTGGGGCTGCTGGTTTCCGCCCTCGAGTATCGACGACATCGACCGGGCCTATCTCGCAGAACGCGGGCTAAACATCGAAGACTTCAACGCGATCAAAATGTGGATCGAATACATCAACCGCCTCATCGGCATGATCATCGGCCTTCTGGTCATCGCCACCTTCTTGCGCGCCATCCCATACCGAAAAACACACCCCGCCATCTTCTACGGATCGCTAATAGCGGTCTTCCTCGTAGGCTTTGAAGGTTGGCTTGGCGGACAAGTCGTACAATCCGGCCTCAAACCCGGCATGATCACCCTGCACATGGCGGGCGCAATGGTACTCCTATGCCTGTTGCTCTACGTCACATTTCGCGCCGTTGACATCCGCCTTCCCACCACATTGCCCTCCCCTAAAGTACTCGCCCACCTCTCTGCCCTGCTCTTCATCATCGTATGTATTCAAATGCTACTCGGCACACAGGTGCGCGAAGCCATCGATCCCTACATCAAAAACAGTGAGGGCGTCGCTCGCAGTGCGTGGATCGCCAATATTGGCCTCATGGATCACATCCATCGCTCTTTCACCTGGGTGGTCATTGCCGTTGCCGCTTATCTCGTCTATATCATACGCAAAAATGCAATAGGAGGCTTGCTCAAAGTGAGCAGCTACCTCGCATTCGCACTCATTCTGTTTCAAGCAGCCAATGGCATAGCTCTGGCGTATGGCGGCCTACCCCGCGTATTTCAAGTACTCCATCTCGTGACCGCGGCCCTGCTAATCTGCGCGGTCTATACTCTGTGGCTCACACTGAGAACCATCAACACAAGGAGGTCTTCATGA
- a CDS encoding aldo/keto reductase: MEYRVLRGTGIRVSRICLGAMTFGDQADEATSIRMVDTALDAGVNFIDTADTYVNGVSEEIVGKALKGKRDRVILASKIANFVGQDEIKDQGLHRWHVIRGVEACLKRLQTDCLDILYLHKPDWDTPLEETMAAFDTLVQQGKIIYVGMSNFASWQVMKALWKCDVNNWASPVVLQVPYNLITRSIDEECVAFSREMNIGMAVYNPLAAGMLTGKHTRDTEPAAGTRFDLNRDYYGRFWYDRNFDALDALKQIAHSAGKTMIELSLQWLMSQSIVDSMILGASKLEHLTHNIQAADGRLDEDVLKDCDAVWRNVRGGHFPYNR, translated from the coding sequence ATGGAGTATCGCGTTTTGAGAGGGACGGGTATTCGCGTGTCGCGTATATGTTTGGGGGCTATGACATTTGGGGATCAGGCCGATGAGGCTACGTCTATTCGCATGGTGGATACGGCTCTGGATGCCGGTGTGAATTTTATCGATACGGCAGATACTTATGTGAATGGCGTGTCCGAAGAAATTGTGGGCAAGGCACTCAAGGGCAAACGCGACCGGGTGATTTTGGCGAGTAAGATCGCCAATTTTGTCGGGCAGGACGAGATTAAGGATCAGGGGTTGCACCGCTGGCATGTGATTCGGGGGGTGGAAGCGTGTTTGAAGCGGTTGCAGACCGATTGTCTGGATATTCTGTATTTGCACAAGCCCGATTGGGATACGCCTCTTGAAGAGACAATGGCGGCGTTTGATACGTTGGTACAACAGGGGAAGATCATATATGTGGGGATGTCGAATTTCGCTTCATGGCAGGTGATGAAAGCGCTTTGGAAATGCGATGTGAACAATTGGGCATCGCCCGTGGTGTTGCAGGTGCCCTATAATTTGATTACGCGGAGTATTGATGAGGAGTGCGTTGCGTTTAGCCGTGAAATGAATATTGGAATGGCTGTATATAATCCGCTCGCTGCCGGCATGCTGACGGGCAAGCACACGCGAGATACCGAACCTGCAGCGGGTACGCGATTCGATTTGAATCGAGATTATTACGGCAGGTTCTGGTATGATCGCAATTTTGATGCGCTTGATGCATTGAAGCAGATTGCACATTCTGCGGGCAAGACGATGATTGAATTGTCTTTGCAATGGCTGATGTCACAGTCGATTGTCGATTCGATGATTTTGGGTGCGAGCAAGTTGGAACATCTAACGCACAATATTCAGGCGGCAGATGGGCGTCTGGATGAGGATGTCCTGAAGGATTGTGACGCGGTGTGGCGCAATGTGCGCGGGGGGCATTTTCCGTATAATAGGTGA